In Candidatus Saccharibacteria bacterium oral taxon 488, one DNA window encodes the following:
- a CDS encoding NUDIX domain-containing protein, which yields MIKSGWLPHEEWLKTQDTRIASAALLIENPAGELLVVKAYYKTHWSLPGGMVDADETPLQAALRETQEEVGLVVTDDEVSFFAVASRSSDKGLAHQYIFRAVLDDERLGQIVLQQSEIDAYQFLGRDAVLASDEGFAWSIPHWAHRRPGGYVETRIVDSNDERQEAVTQFVGFGS from the coding sequence ATGATAAAAAGTGGTTGGTTGCCGCATGAGGAGTGGCTAAAGACGCAGGACACTCGGATCGCCAGTGCTGCACTGCTGATCGAAAATCCCGCGGGTGAGCTGCTCGTGGTCAAGGCGTACTACAAGACACACTGGAGTCTGCCTGGTGGTATGGTTGATGCTGACGAAACGCCGCTACAGGCAGCGCTTCGCGAAACTCAAGAAGAGGTCGGGTTGGTCGTCACCGATGATGAAGTCTCATTTTTTGCGGTAGCCTCACGCTCGAGCGACAAAGGATTGGCACATCAATATATCTTTCGGGCCGTGCTGGATGATGAGCGACTTGGGCAGATCGTCTTGCAACAGTCAGAAATTGACGCCTATCAGTTCCTGGGCCGCGACGCAGTGCTGGCAAGCGATGAAGGATTTGCGTGGTCAATACCGCATTGGGCTCATCGTCGGCCAGGCGGCTATGTCGAGACGCGAATCGTTGACAGCAATGACGAACGTCAAGAGGCGGTTACGCAATTCGTGGGATTTGGTTCGTAG
- the rny gene encoding ribonuclease Y: MVGIVIGGLVGAALGVGGFYAYQRTRQANGKSQIERDIAEAKSKASDIVLKAKDEALKIENERRREWQKTENRLADREQTLDRKLDELDKRAEKLRAHEDEVDNLKEEIRTIRMRQQEKLEKIAGLKKKDAADKLMQMTERDIKNDLVGLVAKLQHEAMDDAEERAQMILLTAMERMSSEVTAERTVTAVKLTDDEMKGRIIGKEGRNIQALQRETGVDILVDDTPGMIVLSSFDPIRRQVARLSLEMLMKDGRIHPARIEEVVAKAKKQIDKEVKQAGEDAMRETGVVGIPKEMQRLLGELKFRTSYGQNVLKHSTEMAQMAGMIAEEIGADVRITKIATLLHDVGKAVTHKIEGKHHHIGAELARKYGMDERIVHAIEAHHDDIEATTPEALVVRVCDAASAARPGARNVSAENFAERMRDLENVATSFAGVDKAYAISAGREVRVIVRSEDIDDLSAFKLSRDIATKIESTMQYPGTIKVNVIRETRAIEYAK, from the coding sequence ATGGTAGGAATAGTTATTGGCGGCTTGGTTGGCGCGGCACTTGGCGTGGGCGGTTTTTACGCCTATCAGCGAACACGGCAAGCTAATGGCAAGTCGCAAATTGAGCGTGACATCGCCGAGGCAAAAAGTAAGGCGAGCGACATTGTCCTGAAAGCTAAGGACGAAGCCTTAAAAATCGAAAATGAGCGCCGCCGCGAGTGGCAAAAGACCGAGAATCGGTTGGCGGATCGCGAGCAGACGCTGGATCGGAAATTGGACGAACTAGACAAGCGGGCGGAGAAGCTGCGCGCACACGAAGATGAGGTTGACAATCTCAAGGAAGAGATTCGCACTATTCGCATGCGTCAGCAGGAGAAGCTCGAGAAGATTGCGGGCCTAAAGAAAAAGGATGCTGCCGACAAGCTCATGCAAATGACCGAGCGCGATATCAAGAATGACCTGGTTGGATTAGTAGCGAAGTTACAACATGAGGCTATGGACGATGCTGAAGAACGGGCGCAGATGATCTTGCTCACGGCGATGGAGCGGATGAGTAGCGAGGTGACGGCTGAGCGGACAGTCACGGCTGTCAAACTGACCGATGATGAGATGAAAGGCCGAATCATCGGTAAAGAGGGTCGCAACATTCAGGCGTTGCAGCGCGAGACCGGCGTTGATATTTTGGTGGATGACACGCCGGGCATGATCGTGTTGTCGAGTTTTGATCCAATTCGCCGGCAAGTGGCTCGCTTGAGCCTTGAGATGTTGATGAAAGATGGCCGCATCCATCCAGCGCGCATTGAAGAAGTCGTCGCCAAGGCGAAAAAACAGATCGATAAAGAAGTCAAGCAGGCTGGCGAGGATGCCATGCGCGAGACGGGCGTCGTCGGCATCCCGAAGGAAATGCAGCGACTGCTCGGTGAGCTGAAATTCCGAACGAGTTACGGGCAGAACGTCCTGAAGCATTCCACCGAGATGGCCCAGATGGCGGGGATGATCGCTGAGGAAATTGGCGCTGATGTGCGCATCACGAAAATCGCGACACTGCTGCATGACGTCGGCAAGGCGGTGACGCACAAGATCGAGGGCAAGCATCACCACATCGGCGCTGAGCTAGCACGTAAATATGGCATGGATGAACGGATCGTCCACGCCATCGAAGCGCACCACGATGATATTGAGGCAACAACTCCTGAGGCGCTGGTTGTGCGGGTGTGCGATGCCGCCAGTGCTGCTCGGCCAGGAGCACGCAATGTCTCGGCCGAGAACTTTGCGGAGCGAATGCGTGATCTGGAAAATGTGGCAACCAGCTTTGCCGGTGTTGATAAAGCCTACGCAATTTCTGCAGGGCGCGAAGTGCGGGTGATTGTCCGGTCAGAGGACATTGATGACCTGAGCGCATTCAAACTGTCGCGCGATATCGCTACTAAAATTGAATCAACCATGCAGTACCCAGGCACCATCAAGGTTAACGTTATCCGCGAAACACGAGCGATCGAGTACGCAAAATGA
- the tsaE gene encoding tRNA (adenosine(37)-N6)-threonylcarbamoyltransferase complex ATPase subunit type 1 TsaE, translated as MNQIIASTAAMQRLGQVIGCSLKGGEVIELVGDIGAGKTTLTKGIAEGLDITEPVQSPTFTISRVYQSPGGLTLAHYDFYRLGEAGIMAEEIHEVTMQPQTVTVVEWADAVEQVLPADRLTVRILAIDEQSRRVTLSAGGPTSQALLAAISAADEESA; from the coding sequence ATGAACCAAATTATCGCCAGTACCGCAGCGATGCAGCGGCTGGGTCAAGTGATTGGGTGCAGCCTGAAGGGTGGTGAGGTGATTGAGCTGGTCGGGGACATCGGTGCTGGCAAGACGACGCTAACGAAAGGTATTGCCGAGGGGCTCGACATTACTGAACCGGTGCAAAGCCCAACATTTACTATTTCCCGTGTGTACCAGTCGCCGGGCGGCTTGACGCTGGCTCACTATGATTTTTATCGATTGGGTGAGGCGGGTATCATGGCGGAAGAAATTCATGAGGTAACCATGCAACCACAGACCGTAACAGTGGTTGAGTGGGCGGATGCCGTCGAGCAGGTGCTGCCGGCCGATCGACTGACAGTGAGGATTCTAGCAATTGACGAACAGTCGCGGCGTGTCACGTTGAGTGCTGGCGGGCCGACGAGCCAGGCACTCCTCGCGGCAATTAGTGCGGCGGACGAGGAGTCGGCATGA